One stretch of Candidatus Eisenbacteria bacterium DNA includes these proteins:
- a CDS encoding class I SAM-dependent methyltransferase, giving the protein MSGASWDRVARAMARAYHLDPVMAEHKRRVHLALLRRWCPLPRNARVLKTDLFEEALGGDEVLLSWPGDAGKARAYGIDISGEVCARASERLGGAGAGIALADARRLPFRDASFDLVFSCSTLDHFETRREILSGLREAARALKPGGSLLLTLDNPRALFYPLARFLERKGKIAFPLGETIPPPEIAAVLRESGLEVVARRGIYHVPRVFFTGALRVMRALRLGFLRGGLLRLLALLEKGQGRPGEFRTAWYTAVLARRPA; this is encoded by the coding sequence ATGAGCGGGGCGTCGTGGGATCGGGTGGCGCGCGCGATGGCCCGCGCGTACCACCTCGATCCGGTGATGGCGGAACACAAGAGGCGCGTCCACCTCGCGCTTCTCCGGCGCTGGTGTCCTCTTCCCCGCAACGCGCGCGTGCTGAAGACCGATCTCTTCGAGGAGGCGCTCGGAGGGGACGAGGTGCTCCTCTCGTGGCCGGGGGACGCCGGGAAAGCGCGGGCGTACGGGATCGACATCTCCGGCGAGGTCTGTGCGCGAGCGAGCGAGCGCCTCGGGGGAGCGGGGGCGGGAATCGCGCTCGCCGACGCGCGACGCCTCCCCTTCCGCGACGCATCGTTCGATCTCGTGTTCAGCTGCTCCACGCTCGATCACTTCGAGACGCGCCGAGAGATCCTCAGCGGCCTTCGCGAGGCGGCCCGCGCGCTGAAGCCCGGAGGTTCCCTCCTCCTCACGCTCGACAACCCCCGTGCGCTCTTCTATCCGCTCGCGCGCTTCCTCGAGCGCAAGGGGAAGATCGCGTTCCCGCTCGGCGAAACGATCCCGCCCCCCGAGATCGCGGCGGTTCTTCGCGAGAGCGGGCTCGAGGTCGTCGCGCGCCGTGGGATCTACCATGTCCCGCGGGTCTTCTTCACCGGAGCTCTTCGCGTGATGCGCGCCCTCCGCCTCGGGTTTCTCAGAGGAGGCTTGCTCCGTCTTCTCGCGCTCCTCGAAAAAGGTCAGGGGCGGCCCGGCGAGTTTCGGACCGCCTGGTACACGGCGGTCCTCGCGCGAAGACCGGCCTAG
- a CDS encoding anion permease — MAGIFVLAVFYWVTEPMPIFLTAGVCAFLTAILLGPLALLVGAKPFDYTIFLSPFASPVVVLMFGGFVLANVFSKNNLDLEFCKTILARLGSKPNRVLFGIMAITALMSMWMSNTATTAILMAAVLPLIRAMPKEAKLARAILLGIPFAANIGGIATPIGTPPNAIASGSEMVDARDMLRVGVAVTVLGVALAFAYEVVLFKLAPGLYAAR, encoded by the coding sequence ATGGCGGGGATCTTCGTCCTCGCGGTCTTCTACTGGGTGACCGAGCCGATGCCCATCTTCCTCACGGCCGGCGTCTGCGCGTTCCTCACGGCGATTCTCCTCGGCCCGCTCGCGCTCCTCGTCGGAGCGAAACCGTTCGACTACACGATCTTCCTCTCTCCCTTCGCGAGCCCGGTGGTGGTCCTCATGTTCGGCGGGTTCGTCCTCGCGAATGTTTTCAGTAAGAACAATCTCGATCTCGAGTTTTGCAAGACGATCCTCGCCCGGCTCGGCTCGAAGCCGAACCGCGTCCTCTTCGGGATCATGGCGATCACCGCCCTCATGTCGATGTGGATGTCGAACACGGCGACCACCGCCATCCTGATGGCGGCGGTTCTCCCCCTCATCCGCGCGATGCCGAAGGAGGCGAAGCTCGCCCGCGCCATCCTTCTCGGCATCCCCTTCGCGGCGAACATCGGGGGGATCGCGACGCCGATCGGAACGCCGCCGAACGCGATCGCCTCCGGCTCGGAGATGGTCGACGCGCGCGACATGCTGCGCGTGGGAGTCGCCGTGACGGTTCTCGGCGTGGCGCTCGCGTTCGCCTATGAAGTGGTCTTGTTCAAGCTTGCGCCCGGTCTCTACGCCGCGCGCTGA